A single region of the Arthrobacter sp. V1I7 genome encodes:
- the panB gene encoding 3-methyl-2-oxobutanoate hydroxymethyltransferase: MATSISPDPSTPAEVAAPYGNGPAAGSPATAGRGGTSPSDAGRKAVARIRTHHLHQAKLNGERFAMLTAYDQYTAEIFDQAGIEVLLVGDSASNNVFGNETSLPVTVDELIPLCRAVTRSARRALVVADLPFGSYEVSAQQAVATGVRFLKEGLAHAVKIEGGKFYAETVRAMVQAGIPVMAHIGFTPQSEHALGGYRVQGRADDAQRLIDDAVALADAGAFSVLMEMVPAETAAAIDAAVAVPTIGIGAGNATTGQVLVWQDMAGLRGGRMAKFVKQYADLRTSLGDAARAYAEDVRSGQFPGPEHSF, translated from the coding sequence ATGGCCACAAGCATCAGCCCCGATCCCAGCACGCCCGCCGAAGTTGCGGCCCCCTACGGCAACGGACCGGCGGCCGGCTCGCCCGCGACGGCTGGCCGCGGGGGCACGTCGCCGTCGGACGCCGGGCGGAAAGCGGTGGCCAGGATCCGCACCCACCACCTCCACCAGGCCAAGCTCAACGGCGAACGCTTCGCCATGCTGACCGCCTACGACCAGTACACGGCGGAAATTTTCGACCAGGCCGGCATTGAAGTCCTCCTGGTCGGCGACTCGGCCTCCAACAACGTCTTCGGCAACGAGACCAGCCTCCCGGTCACCGTGGATGAGCTGATCCCGCTGTGCCGGGCCGTGACGCGCTCGGCCCGGCGCGCTCTTGTCGTGGCGGACCTGCCGTTCGGCAGTTACGAGGTGTCCGCCCAGCAGGCGGTGGCGACCGGCGTGCGCTTCCTCAAGGAGGGACTCGCCCACGCGGTCAAGATTGAAGGCGGCAAGTTCTACGCCGAGACCGTCCGGGCCATGGTCCAGGCCGGGATTCCCGTCATGGCGCACATCGGCTTCACCCCGCAGAGCGAACACGCCCTCGGCGGCTACCGCGTCCAGGGCCGCGCCGACGACGCTCAGCGGCTGATCGACGACGCCGTCGCGCTGGCCGACGCGGGCGCGTTCAGCGTACTGATGGAAATGGTTCCGGCCGAGACGGCCGCCGCGATTGACGCCGCGGTGGCGGTCCCCACCATCGGAATCGGCGCGGGCAACGCGACCACCGGCCAGGTGCTGGTGTGGCAGGACATGGCGGGCCTGCGCGGCGGCAGGATGGCCAAGTTCGTCAAGCAGTATGCGGACCTGCGGACCTCGCTGGGCGACGCCGCCAGGGCCTACGCTGAAGACGTCCGCTCCGGGCAGTTCCCCGGCCCCGAACACTCGTTCTAG
- a CDS encoding GNAT family N-acetyltransferase, whose translation MAENVWLLPLKNLDDDARAVKLGEIAELEVGEDQRRFVGDPLRMTLVALEEESRYPFAVDSNGAAVGVLTLQAGAATLAGWPDDESVWLLRGFLIDRRHQGKGFGTRAADAAVRAAAKLTAALGGDQAGVVLSVNEVNPAGQAAYRKAGFEDRGQYLGGEAGPQRTMYRAF comes from the coding sequence ATGGCTGAAAACGTGTGGCTGCTCCCGCTGAAGAACCTCGACGACGACGCCCGCGCCGTCAAGCTGGGGGAGATCGCGGAGCTGGAGGTGGGGGAGGACCAGCGCCGGTTCGTCGGGGATCCGCTGCGGATGACGCTGGTGGCGCTCGAAGAGGAATCCCGCTACCCCTTTGCGGTTGACTCCAACGGAGCGGCAGTGGGCGTGCTGACGCTGCAGGCCGGTGCCGCTACCCTCGCCGGGTGGCCGGACGATGAGTCCGTCTGGCTGCTCCGCGGCTTCCTGATTGACCGGCGGCACCAGGGCAAGGGCTTCGGAACCCGCGCCGCCGATGCTGCCGTCCGGGCCGCCGCCAAACTGACGGCTGCGCTCGGCGGGGACCAGGCCGGCGTCGTACTTTCCGTCAATGAAGTCAATCCGGCCGGCCAGGCCGCCTACCGCAAGGCCGGTTTCGAGGACCGGGGCCAGTATCTCGGCGGCGAGGCCGGCCCGCAGCGGACCATGTACCGGGCCTTCTGA
- a CDS encoding VOC family protein has protein sequence MAKQMFLNLPVQNLDKTVEFFTALGFSFNPDFTDENATCMIVNDDAFVMLLVEGYFQTFTSKPVADASSTAEAIMAFSVESREAVDEMVRTALTSGGTPSEEAQDYGFMYTHSFQDPDGHLWEVFWMDPAGPPKDAAL, from the coding sequence ATGGCCAAGCAAATGTTCCTGAATCTTCCTGTCCAGAACCTCGACAAGACGGTCGAGTTTTTCACCGCGCTCGGGTTTTCCTTCAACCCTGACTTCACCGATGAGAATGCCACCTGCATGATCGTCAACGACGACGCCTTTGTGATGCTGCTGGTGGAGGGGTACTTCCAGACGTTCACGTCCAAGCCGGTCGCCGACGCCAGCAGCACAGCGGAGGCCATTATGGCGTTCTCCGTGGAAAGCCGCGAAGCCGTCGACGAGATGGTGCGGACGGCCCTGACGTCGGGCGGCACGCCCTCCGAGGAAGCCCAGGACTACGGGTTCATGTATACCCACAGTTTCCAGGACCCCGATGGTCATCTCTGGGAGGTCTTCTGGATGGACCCGGCCGGACCGCCGAAGGACGCCGCGCTGTAG
- the glnA gene encoding type I glutamate--ammonia ligase, with amino-acid sequence MDRQQEFVLRTIEERDVRFVRLWFTDVVGSLKSVALAPAEVEGAFEEGLGFDGSSIEGLARVFESDMLAQPDPATFQILPWRGETEATSRMFCDILTPDGEPSAADPRNVLKRNLAKAADMGFTCYTHPEIEFYLLKSQQPGPDGAPVPVDEGGYFDHVPGGVAQDFRRTAVTMLESVGISVEFSHHEAGPGQNEIDLRYADALQTADNIMTFRTVIKEVALQQGTYATFMPKPFTAHPGSGMHTHFSLFEGDTNAFYEAGAEFQLSETARQFIAGILKHAPEFTAVTNQFVNSYKRLWGGGEAPSYLSWGHNNRSALVRVPLYKPGKGQSARIEYRGIDSAANPYLAYAVLLGAGLKGIEEGYQLPAAAEDDIWSLSSAERRAMGHDPLPASLHDAIRSMEESELMPQILGEQVFEHFLRNKRAEWQDYRLQVTPYELQRNLGIL; translated from the coding sequence ATGGACCGCCAGCAAGAGTTTGTCCTGCGGACGATCGAAGAGCGCGACGTGCGGTTCGTGCGTCTGTGGTTCACCGACGTCGTGGGATCGCTGAAGTCGGTGGCGCTGGCGCCGGCGGAAGTGGAAGGCGCGTTCGAGGAAGGCCTCGGCTTTGACGGCTCCTCGATCGAAGGACTGGCCCGCGTCTTCGAATCCGACATGCTGGCCCAGCCGGACCCGGCCACCTTCCAGATCCTGCCCTGGCGCGGCGAGACGGAGGCAACGTCCAGGATGTTCTGCGACATCCTGACGCCGGACGGCGAACCCTCCGCGGCGGATCCGCGCAACGTGCTCAAGCGCAACCTGGCCAAGGCCGCGGATATGGGGTTCACCTGCTACACGCACCCCGAGATCGAGTTCTACCTGCTGAAGTCCCAGCAGCCGGGGCCCGACGGTGCGCCGGTACCGGTCGACGAGGGCGGTTACTTCGACCACGTCCCGGGCGGCGTGGCCCAGGACTTCCGCCGCACCGCCGTGACCATGCTCGAATCGGTCGGCATCTCGGTGGAGTTCAGCCACCACGAGGCCGGGCCCGGGCAGAACGAGATCGACCTGCGCTACGCGGATGCCCTGCAGACGGCGGACAACATCATGACGTTCCGGACCGTGATCAAGGAAGTCGCGCTGCAGCAGGGGACCTACGCCACCTTCATGCCGAAACCGTTCACGGCCCACCCGGGCTCCGGCATGCACACCCATTTCTCGCTCTTCGAGGGCGACACGAACGCTTTCTACGAGGCCGGGGCCGAGTTCCAGCTCTCCGAGACCGCCCGGCAGTTCATCGCCGGCATCCTTAAGCACGCCCCCGAGTTCACCGCGGTGACCAACCAGTTCGTGAACTCCTACAAGCGCCTGTGGGGCGGGGGAGAGGCTCCGAGCTACCTGAGCTGGGGCCACAACAACCGCTCCGCCCTGGTCCGGGTGCCGCTGTACAAGCCGGGCAAGGGCCAGTCGGCGCGGATCGAGTACCGCGGTATCGACTCCGCGGCCAACCCGTACCTCGCCTACGCCGTGCTGCTCGGCGCCGGGCTCAAGGGCATCGAGGAGGGCTACCAGCTGCCCGCCGCGGCCGAGGACGACATCTGGTCGCTGAGCTCGGCCGAGCGCCGGGCCATGGGCCACGACCCGCTTCCGGCCAGCCTGCACGACGCCATCCGGTCCATGGAGGAATCCGAACTGATGCCGCAGATCCTCGGCGAGCAGGTGTTCGAGCACTTCCTGCGCAACAAGCGGGCCGAATGGCAGGACTACCGTCTGCAGGTGACGCCCTACGAACTGCAGCGCAACCTCGGCATCCTTTAG
- a CDS encoding bifunctional [glutamine synthetase] adenylyltransferase/[glutamine synthetase]-adenylyl-L-tyrosine phosphorylase, whose product MSLARRLIAAGFSDLEKGERFLAAPELAGLDQDVLFAGLQLAANPDTALQSLVRLIEKHPALRKLAAAELETSEPLYRVLGASEALGEFLIRHPEHLDAFEVTASPEPLAADAAVLRARLLQSVRADPKSARPVAGLSGQEGYEALRTAYRRGLVELAVKDLCAADPLDFLPAAGAELADLAGAAIEAALAVSRAEAADHFSAAEVADVGLAVIGMGKCGARELNYISDVDVIYVIESGELEDSRANTIGTTLAAGISRAIMSTGREPGLWEVDANLRPEGKSGPLVRTLASHESYYARWAESWEFQALLKARTIAGDTALGARYEAAVAPLIWSSAGREGFVESVRSMRRRVTEHIPAEEEQRQIKLGRGGLRDVEFTVQLLQLVHGKSDESLRRRDTTSAIAALSAGGYIGRSDAAEFDRAYRYLRLLEHRIQLFQLRRTHLMPVHEAALRALAKAVLGPFSSERPKPDALMASWRKTKRSVRELHERIFYRPLLNTAATLSSEEARLTPEAAQGRLAALGYLDPQGAMRHIEALTAGVSRRAALQRQLLPILLGWLAEGVDPDGGLLAFRRVSEALGTTHWYLGLLRDSTAAAERLCHVLANSRLIADLLEVSPESVAWLGSDKELVPLSFEAQWQEIASKMSRHAEPESAMRLIRLIRRREILRIAIADSAGLLDQDQVGAALADTDRAAVLGALRVAETMVTGGEPLKTHVLVVAMGRQGGREIGYGSDADVVYVHRGLPGVPEEEAQNQAARIVGRLSNLLTQPLKPAILAERVLMVDADLRPEGKSGPMVRSLESYAEYYRRWSLIWEAQALLRARPMAGDDELARDFTALIDPIRYPQELSGHDVREVRRVKARVEAERLPRGADPARHLKLGRGGLSDVEWLAQLIQLQHAGKHPELRTTSTAEALEAAARLGLLAEADVEVLLRSWRLASRIRSANVIWTGRASDLLPSSRRDLEAVARWCGYGQGNAAALEEDYLRLGRRARSVFERVFYGQ is encoded by the coding sequence GTGAGCCTGGCACGACGCCTCATCGCCGCCGGCTTCAGTGATCTGGAGAAAGGCGAACGGTTCCTGGCCGCCCCGGAGCTGGCGGGGCTCGACCAGGACGTCCTGTTTGCCGGGCTGCAGCTCGCCGCGAACCCGGATACCGCCCTGCAGTCGCTGGTCCGGCTGATCGAGAAGCACCCGGCCCTCCGGAAGCTGGCGGCGGCGGAGCTGGAGACCAGTGAACCGCTGTACCGCGTGCTGGGCGCCTCCGAGGCGCTGGGCGAGTTCCTGATCCGCCACCCCGAGCACCTTGACGCCTTCGAGGTGACGGCCAGCCCGGAGCCCCTGGCAGCGGACGCCGCGGTGCTCCGCGCCCGTCTGCTGCAGTCCGTGCGCGCCGATCCGAAATCCGCCCGGCCGGTCGCCGGACTGTCCGGGCAGGAGGGTTACGAAGCCCTGCGCACGGCCTACCGGCGCGGCCTGGTCGAGCTCGCGGTGAAGGACCTCTGCGCCGCCGACCCGCTGGACTTCCTCCCCGCCGCGGGAGCCGAGCTGGCCGACCTCGCCGGCGCCGCAATCGAGGCCGCCCTCGCCGTGTCCCGGGCCGAGGCCGCCGACCATTTCAGCGCCGCCGAAGTGGCCGACGTCGGGCTGGCCGTGATCGGCATGGGCAAGTGCGGCGCCCGCGAGCTGAACTACATTTCCGACGTCGATGTCATCTACGTGATCGAATCCGGCGAGCTGGAGGATTCGCGTGCCAACACCATCGGTACCACCCTCGCCGCCGGCATCTCGCGGGCGATCATGTCGACGGGCCGTGAGCCGGGGCTCTGGGAGGTCGATGCCAACCTGCGGCCGGAGGGGAAGTCCGGGCCGCTGGTCAGGACCCTGGCCTCGCATGAGAGCTACTACGCCCGATGGGCCGAGAGCTGGGAGTTCCAAGCCCTGCTGAAGGCGCGGACCATTGCCGGGGACACCGCGCTCGGGGCCCGGTACGAGGCCGCCGTCGCGCCGCTGATCTGGTCCTCGGCCGGCCGCGAAGGATTCGTGGAATCGGTCCGCTCCATGCGCCGCCGGGTCACCGAGCACATTCCCGCCGAGGAGGAGCAGCGCCAGATCAAGCTGGGCCGCGGCGGACTGCGCGACGTCGAGTTCACCGTCCAGCTGCTGCAGCTGGTGCACGGAAAATCCGACGAATCGCTGCGCCGCCGGGACACCACCTCCGCCATCGCCGCGCTGTCCGCCGGCGGGTACATCGGCCGTTCGGACGCCGCCGAGTTCGACCGGGCCTACCGTTACCTTCGGCTGCTCGAGCACCGGATCCAGCTCTTCCAGCTGCGCCGCACCCACCTGATGCCGGTCCACGAGGCCGCGCTGCGCGCCCTGGCGAAAGCCGTGCTGGGCCCCTTCTCCAGCGAGCGGCCCAAGCCCGATGCCCTGATGGCCTCCTGGCGCAAGACCAAGCGCTCGGTCCGGGAGCTGCACGAACGCATCTTCTACCGCCCGCTGCTGAATACGGCCGCGACGCTCAGCAGCGAGGAAGCCCGGCTGACCCCGGAAGCCGCCCAGGGGCGGCTCGCCGCGCTCGGTTATCTCGACCCGCAGGGCGCCATGCGGCACATCGAAGCCCTCACGGCCGGCGTCAGCCGCCGCGCCGCACTCCAGCGGCAACTGCTGCCGATCCTGCTGGGCTGGCTCGCCGAGGGCGTTGATCCCGACGGCGGCCTGCTCGCCTTCCGCCGCGTCAGCGAAGCGCTCGGCACGACGCACTGGTACCTGGGCCTGCTCCGGGATTCGACCGCGGCCGCCGAGCGGCTCTGCCACGTCCTCGCCAACTCCCGGCTGATTGCCGACCTCCTCGAGGTGTCGCCGGAATCGGTGGCCTGGCTCGGCTCAGACAAGGAACTCGTGCCCCTGAGCTTCGAGGCGCAGTGGCAGGAGATCGCTTCGAAGATGTCCCGGCACGCGGAGCCGGAAAGCGCGATGCGCCTGATCCGGCTCATCCGCCGCCGGGAGATCCTGCGGATTGCCATCGCCGACAGCGCCGGACTGCTGGACCAGGACCAGGTCGGCGCCGCCCTCGCCGACACCGACCGCGCTGCCGTGCTGGGTGCCCTGCGTGTGGCGGAAACCATGGTCACGGGCGGGGAGCCGCTCAAGACGCACGTGCTTGTTGTCGCCATGGGCCGGCAAGGCGGGCGGGAGATCGGCTACGGTTCGGACGCCGACGTGGTGTACGTCCACCGGGGCCTGCCCGGGGTACCCGAAGAGGAGGCCCAGAACCAGGCCGCCCGGATTGTCGGCCGGCTCTCCAACCTCCTGACCCAGCCGCTGAAACCCGCCATCCTGGCCGAGCGCGTGCTGATGGTCGACGCCGACCTGCGGCCCGAGGGCAAGAGCGGCCCCATGGTGCGCTCCCTGGAGTCCTACGCCGAGTACTACCGGCGGTGGTCGCTCATCTGGGAAGCCCAGGCGCTGTTGCGTGCCCGCCCGATGGCAGGCGACGACGAGCTGGCCCGCGATTTCACGGCCCTCATCGATCCGATCCGTTACCCGCAGGAGCTGTCCGGGCATGATGTGCGGGAGGTCCGGCGCGTCAAGGCCCGGGTCGAGGCCGAACGCCTGCCCCGCGGAGCGGATCCGGCACGCCACCTGAAGCTCGGCCGCGGCGGCCTGAGCGACGTCGAATGGCTGGCCCAGCTGATCCAGCTGCAGCACGCGGGCAAGCATCCGGAACTGCGGACCACCTCCACGGCGGAAGCGCTGGAGGCGGCGGCCCGCCTGGGCCTGCTGGCGGAAGCGGACGTCGAAGTCCTGCTCCGGTCCTGGCGGCTGGCGAGCCGGATCCGGTCGGCCAACGTGATCTGGACCGGCCGGGCCTCGGATCTGCTGCCGTCCTCGCGCCGCGACCTGGAGGCGGTGGCGCGGTGGTGCGGCTACGGACAGGGAAACGCTGCTGCGCTCGAAGAGGACTACCTGCGGCTCGGCCGGCGCGCCCGGAGTGTGTTCGAACGGGTTTTTTACGGTCAGTGA